A window of the Canis lupus baileyi chromosome 1, mCanLup2.hap1, whole genome shotgun sequence genome harbors these coding sequences:
- the SPIB gene encoding transcription factor Spi-B isoform X2 produces MASSTTWIAASTPATPTQRGLLTVVPPAYAPYPSPVLSEEEDLLLDSPTLEVSDSESDEALLAGPEGRGSEAGARKKLRLYQFLLGLLTRGDMRDCVWWVEPGAGVFQFSSKHKELLARRWGQQKGNRKRMTYQKLARALRNYAKTGEIRKVKRKLTYQFDSALLPAARRA; encoded by the exons ATGGCGTCTTCTACGACCTGGATAGCTGCAAGCACCCCAGCTACCCCGACTCAGAGGGGGCTTCTG ACCGTGGTCCCCCCGGCGTATGCCCCATACCCCAGCCCTGTGCTGTCGGAGGAGGAGGATCTCCTGCTGGACAGTCCCACCTTAGAAGTTTCAGACAGCGAGTCGGATGAGGCCCTCCTGGCAGGCCCGGAGGGGAGGGGGTCTGAGGCAG GGGCCCGCAAGAAGCTCCGCCTGTACCAGTTTCTGCTGGGGCTGCTGACGCGCGGAGACATGCGCGACTGCGTGTGGTGGGTGGAGCCGGGCGCCGGGGTGTTCCAGTTCTCCTCCAAGCACAAGGAGCTCCTGGCGCGCCGCTGGGGCCAGCAGAAGGGCAACCGCAAGCGCATGACCTACCAGAAGCTGGCGCGCGCACTGCGCAACTACGCCAAGACCGGCGAGATCCGCAAGGTCAAGCGCAAGCTCACCTACCAGTTTGACAGCGCGCTGCTGCCCGCTGCCCGCCGGGCCTGA
- the SPIB gene encoding transcription factor Spi-B isoform X1 — MLALEAAQLDGPHFSCLYPDGVFYDLDSCKHPSYPDSEGASDSLWGWDLSPAVPATSYEAFNPAVATFSHPQGVQLCYGPSGPSTYSPVGSLEPAPSLEPPGPSFPVYPTEDFTSQTVVPPAYAPYPSPVLSEEEDLLLDSPTLEVSDSESDEALLAGPEGRGSEAGARKKLRLYQFLLGLLTRGDMRDCVWWVEPGAGVFQFSSKHKELLARRWGQQKGNRKRMTYQKLARALRNYAKTGEIRKVKRKLTYQFDSALLPAARRA; from the exons GCTCGACGGGCCACACTTCAGCTGTCTG TACCCAGATGGCGTCTTCTACGACCTGGATAGCTGCAAGCACCCCAGCTACCCCGACTCAGAGGGGGCTTCTG ACTCCCTGTGGGGCTGGGACCTCAGTCCAGCTGTCCCAGCCACCTCCTATGAAGCCTTCAACCCAGCTGTGGCCACCTTCAGCCACCCCCAGGGTGTCCAGCTCTGTTACGGACCTTCGGGACCTTCGACCTAcagccctgtggggagcctcgaGCCGGCCCCCAGCCTAGAGCCCCCGGGGCCCAGCTTCCCTGTGTACCCCACGGAGGACTTCACCAgccag ACCGTGGTCCCCCCGGCGTATGCCCCATACCCCAGCCCTGTGCTGTCGGAGGAGGAGGATCTCCTGCTGGACAGTCCCACCTTAGAAGTTTCAGACAGCGAGTCGGATGAGGCCCTCCTGGCAGGCCCGGAGGGGAGGGGGTCTGAGGCAG GGGCCCGCAAGAAGCTCCGCCTGTACCAGTTTCTGCTGGGGCTGCTGACGCGCGGAGACATGCGCGACTGCGTGTGGTGGGTGGAGCCGGGCGCCGGGGTGTTCCAGTTCTCCTCCAAGCACAAGGAGCTCCTGGCGCGCCGCTGGGGCCAGCAGAAGGGCAACCGCAAGCGCATGACCTACCAGAAGCTGGCGCGCGCACTGCGCAACTACGCCAAGACCGGCGAGATCCGCAAGGTCAAGCGCAAGCTCACCTACCAGTTTGACAGCGCGCTGCTGCCCGCTGCCCGCCGGGCCTGA